A window of Candidatus Tectomicrobia bacterium genomic DNA:
TCGCGCTGGCGCGGGAGGTCTACGCGCGCCTCCATCCCCGGAACCCCCGGTTTACGCTGATGGACGTCATCGAAGTCTTCGAGAAGGAGCCGGAGCTCCTGGCCATCAACGGCCAGGTGGTCCAGCAGCGGGTGTTTGAGCAGCGCCAAGCCAGCGCTTAAAGCTGCGGTCATCGGGTGCGGCAACGTGGCCTCCCGCTACGACCGCCTGTCCGACGGCTCCTGGACCTCCACCCACGCGGGGGCCTACCGGCTGTGCGCCGCGACGGAGCTGGCCTGCGCGGCCGACACCGACGCGGGCGCCCTGCGGGAATTCGGCCAGAGGTGGGGGGTGTCTTCCCTGTATCCCGACTACCGCCGGATGCTGGAGCGCGAGCGGCCCGACATCGTGAGCATCTGCGTCCCGACGCCCCGGCACGCCGCCGTGTTCCATGACGTGTGCGCCTCCGGCGCGGCGGCGGTGTTCCTGGAGAAGCCCGTCGCCGCATCCTCCGCGGAGGCCCGCGGCTTTCCGGCGGCGGCGGCCGGGCGGCCGGTGGCCGTCAACTACTTCCGCCGCTGGAACCCGGCGCTCGCCGCGTTGCGGGAGGAGATGGCGGCGGGCGGGCTGGGCCGCCCGTTCCGGGCCACCGTCTATTACGTGAAGGGCCTGCTCGGGAACGCGTCCCATTACATCGATCTGATGCGCTGGTTCTTCGGCGAGCCGGCGAAGGTCCGGGCCTGGCGGCGGTTCGCCCATCCGGGCCAGGAGGAGGCTGCGGATTTCGAGATGGAGTTCCCGGGCGGGATGATCGCCGCCTTCCTGCACGTGCCCCCGCCCGGCTACGTGTTCCTGGAGGCGGACATCCTCCTCGAGCGCGGCCGGGTGGTCATCGGCCAGCGGGGCCAGCGGATCGCGCGCTACCCGGTCGCCGACGAGCCCCACTTCGGCATGTTCCGGATCCTGGCGAGCGAGGGCCGGGGCGAGGAGACCGGCTGGCGGAACTGCCCCCTCCGGGCGGTGGAGCAGCTGGTCGCCTGCGTGGAGCGGGGCGGGGAGCCCGCCTGCGCGCTGGAGGACGGCCTGCGGGCCCTCGCCCTCTGCGAGGAGATTCTGGATTCCCATGATGGGGAAGTTCTGACGGAGAGCGCGCCGCGGTGAGCCAGAAGCTCGCCTTGCTGGGGGGGGAGCCGGTCCGCAGGGAGCCCTATCCCGTCCACTCGACCATGATCGGGGAGGAGGAGGAGCGGGAGGTCCTGGAGGTCCTTCGGAGCCAGCACCTCTCGGGCTTCTCCGGGACCTTCACCGACCGGTTCCTGGGCGGGGAGAAGGTCCAGGCCATCGAGAGGGCGTTCGCGGATTTGTTCGGGGTGCGGCACGCGGTCTCGGTGAACTCGGCGACCTCGGCCCTGCACTGCGCGGTCGCGGCCACCGGGGTGGAGCCGGGCGAGGAGATCATCACCTCCCCTTATACGATGAGCGCCACGGCGAGCAGCATCCTGATGGAGAACGCCATCCCCGTCTTCGCGGACGTCGAGGATGAAACCTTCTGCATCGATCCCGCCTCGGTGGAGGCCTGCATCACCCCGCGCACCCGGGCCATCCTCACCGTCAACATCTTCGGGCACCCCTCCGCCCTGCACGAGCTGCGGGCCATCGCCGACAAGCACGGCCTCATGCTCCTCGAGGACAACGCCCAGGCGCCGCTCGCGGCCTGCCGCGGCAGGATGGCGGGGACCGTCGGGGAGATCGGCATTCAGAGCCTGAACTACCACAAGGT
This region includes:
- a CDS encoding Gfo/Idh/MocA family oxidoreductase; translation: MSSAKPALKAAVIGCGNVASRYDRLSDGSWTSTHAGAYRLCAATELACAADTDAGALREFGQRWGVSSLYPDYRRMLERERPDIVSICVPTPRHAAVFHDVCASGAAAVFLEKPVAASSAEARGFPAAAAGRPVAVNYFRRWNPALAALREEMAAGGLGRPFRATVYYVKGLLGNASHYIDLMRWFFGEPAKVRAWRRFAHPGQEEAADFEMEFPGGMIAAFLHVPPPGYVFLEADILLERGRVVIGQRGQRIARYPVADEPHFGMFRILASEGRGEETGWRNCPLRAVEQLVACVERGGEPACALEDGLRALALCEEILDSHDGEVLTESAPR